The genomic segment GTGTCACTTGGTGACAAGTTTCTCTGATTAGAACTCTTCTCTAATCCATGTTGCACAGCCGCCACAAACATAAAGGTGTAAAGTCGGTTTGTTAAAgcggtgatgctgctgcagtgatggGTTAGTAAAATGATACGTCTGGAATAACAGAATCATTTCCTGTCCTTGTGGGCTAATTGCATTTTGCGGTGTCATGCACCAATCTACTGGATAAAACCGCCGCAGGCGAAAAAGGAAAGTGGTGAAGTTGAATAAAATTGCAacaggcagcagctgttgaGTTCCACTGTATTCAcaggcgagagggagggagtcaCTGATGTAAAGAAAGGCATCGTGGCCAGTAACAAGAAACAGAACGGCACTCTTAACACTTTAGTGATGCCTTTCATGGAATAAGCAATACATACTGGCTCATATATACATTACTTATATAGATAAAGTTTGAATACAATTAATGAATATTTCCTGACAATGTTGACGCGACCGGCCCGTTATGTAAATCACCATAATTGCTATGTTTTCCACTGTAGTTTAAGATCAAACATTCCTGAAAGAGAAAGACTCGCCTGGAGCGCAGACGCTTCCATTACATTACACTATGTTACAACACTTCCAGAACTGTCATCAAgtgcaaaatgtaaaaagatCTTACATTAGAAAACAACATTCAGAAAAAATTGCATAAGTTAATTTGACATTATTTTACACAGCAGTGTCTCTATTATTTAAAATTGGCGTAGTCGGAGAAAATGTCAACGAAGTCCTGAACCACTCTGTAGCAGAAGTCGTATTGCTCCTGCAAGGAAGAGCAAAAGGAGGGGcgtcagtgtgtgcagctgaacggtgcagcccagcagcttcgacttcatgttttattttctacCCACCACAGTCTGGACCATGTGTGGTCTCTGCATGCGTAAACTCTTGACTGTCTGAAACACGTCCAGGAGGCCTTCAGCCTTCACTCTCTCCAGAATGTTACTGAGGGCAATGAAAGTACCGGTCCGACCGGCACCAGCACTGAAACGTGAAGGGCAAAACTTAGAGTAagcacaatatactgtacacagcgGAGGGTGCGCGCGGAGATGCATGAGCCGCGGATGCAGCGGAGAAGTGGCAAAAGCACAGCAGTGATGCTGCAATAGAAGGCCGGCGAGTAGCAACACATCGGTTTTCCATTAAAATGTAAAGTTGTGCAAAGAAAAGGTGACCTTTGTGTAATAGTGCTAATAATCATCCTCACTTAAAGAGAGGCTAATCCAAACGCTAACACTAATCAGTTCGGAAGCTCAGTGTTTGACTGAGTCAATGTTTACTATGATGgtgggatggagagagagagagagagagagagagagagagagagagagagagagagagagcgaaagagagagagagagagagagagagagagagagagagagagagaggaagtacgatttggaaaccaagtgtagAGACGTTGGGGGATTGCAACGGGTTAGCCCCATTCCCCAGAGGACGagaaaaagctttaaaaagccCCTCTTAGACAAGTGGTGATGAAGGAATAGAAGAGAGTGATGACACCATTTCCTGTCGTTAGCTCATCTTATCAGATTAATCATAGTGGGAGTCAGAGGAGATTTCACTTTGAGAGGTTTTAATTGACTGTGAATCAGTGGATTGGATCGATCCCACAGGGGCATGCTGCTTTAGAATCACTTCACCTGAAGCTAGGTTCTGATCAAAGCTTTCACAGCTAAGTCTTTATATGGGATCACATAAGTGGTTTAGGCGCAGAACACCAGGTCTAGCGAGGAGGAAATGTAGAATTTATTGTAACAGTCATTTGTAAAAGGGAAAAATGTCCAATATTCCTCCAATAACCGTAAAGTGAAAGCGCCGTGAGAACTGGAGCGGTTTCATTTAAGGAATGTCTGAGCGGAACGTCGCTTCCAGATGATGATGCACATCCTGCTGCACAGTTGTCAACCTGAAGCTCCTCACCTGCAGTGCACAATTATGGGATGGTTcccagactgctgctgctgcctctgcacgGCGGCGATGATGTCAATCATCCCTCTCCCGTCGGCCGGGATTCCGATCTCAGGCCATCCGTGGAAGTGGAAGTGCCGAACGTGTTGGGACTGCTTTTCCTGAGAGAGCGACGGCAAGGAATGAATGAAGCAGAAATATAAACCCGAAAGCAGGAAGTCCGCCTGTAAAGTAAACAAGAGCGTGATGATGATTTGTACTTTAACACACAGCATTACCGGTCTATGAGTGACCACCATGTCTTTGAGGGTGAACGTTTCACACGGCGTCTCTCCAGTCAGCTCCACCGTGTAATCTCCAAATGTTACGCTGCCCTCTGATGGCCAATACTGGAAGCACTTTTCCTGGTAGAAAAAGAGGAGACGGAAATAAAACGACATTTAGCGAAAGCATATGATCATTTGTTTGATTTTCATTGTACActgcaaatataaatacaaacgCTAATTAAAAACCAGAATAAAGAAGTCGACCCTTTCAGTCCGTGTTCCCACGAACGCGGTACTCTACCTGCTCCCTTTCTTTGAGTTCGGTGAGCATAACGATTGAATGGCACCTCCACTCCCACACCATCCTCCAGAAGTCCTCCACAGTGTGAGACAGGGGGCCCTGGGTTGCGATAAAATAGTCCTTCTGCCTGTAGCCCTGGAGGGCAGAGCATCCGGCAAACAACAGTGAGAGTGCAGCAAACAGCATATTTTGCATTGCTTCTAAAGGAAACAATgagctttatatatatatatatacttctATGGGAAATCTATACAGGAGGTGGTGGGGGAGCGCTTACATCAATAAAGGAGGCATTGATGTAGTCGGTGAACTCCAGTCCTCTTTTCACGGAGAGTATTACTCGGCTGAAATCATCTGCGAAAAGgggcagaaaacaggaagaggagtgaTTTCCAATCAAATAAAAGTTAGAAGGCGCCGAACACAATGCAGCGTGAGTGAGACGTTAGTGCAGCTGTTATTAGGCTGGAGGCTCCGATGGGTGGCTCTGCGTTTCCTTCAAGTCAAGCTTTATTTAAACGTCATTAATCACACAGACGTGACCTGATTAGCCGGATGCCTGTGATCTATAGATCCGCCAGCTGCCTGGCGCGCCGTCGCTACGGGAACGGCTCCTTACACGGGATGATCTGCAGCACGCGGTTCTTCTTCATGTTGGCAGGAAGGTTCCCGGTGCGCATGTTCTCCTTCATGATGCGCACGTTGGTCAGCTTCTGAACGACACACAGGGAGAAAGGTGGAGGCGCGTCAAACCCGGGAGGCGCCGAGGAAACGCCGCGGGCGGAGAcgagcagaggaggctgctgggaaCGCTGCCCACGGGGACCTGTGAGGAGGTCTTTGCCGCAAAAACGAGAATTCCTCACCGAGCGACAGTAAATTCCACGTGGCAGATGGCGCTGCCGTATAAAGTTTTAGTTGATTTAAAGCATTGTTATTTATGTTACTGCCGCCGAGAGCGGCACCTTGGGCGAGTTTTCCATGAAAATACACCCGTGCAGGGCGCGGGGTGACGGGCACGATTCATTACTGACTGAAATGCTTAGGAGCGAGCTTCCTTCCGCGTACCCTgaactcctcctccaggcccaGCCTGTCGTGGGGAGCCCTGGTGTTGTGAAGCCTCTGCAGATGGCCCTCCAGAGAGCACACATCTAGCTCCGTGTCTCCGTACAGATAGTACTCCAGCAGCGCTTGGTAGATGAAGGAGTACTGCatctgaggggggggggagagagagagagagagagagagagagagagagagagagagagaggaaggcgCAGGTAGAAGTAGCTGCTTTAGTTTTTTGCCAAAGTAGCTCCTGCTATTTCGACATCAcacgttgttttttttcccgtgtccttgtttgttttgcgccgcgactgcagcagcgagcggAGCTGTCAGTCCAAGGTACagcgggtcagagcgggtcagcACTTACATCTGTCTGGATGAGTTGACAGCGCTGCTCCCGTATTCTGCTCACGAAGCCGAACACGTCCGCCCTCTGTTCCATGTGCATCATGTCGATCATGCTGTCAATGACAATGAAGGTCCCGGTCCGGCCCACCCCGGCGctgcacacagcacaaacaaggAGGCGCCAGGTCCTCTCAGTAGCAAACAGCCATGAAACAGTGAGTCAGACACGCGACTGACACTTCACAGAAACCCTCCCCGGCAGCGGAAGAAAACAGAGTTTTCCTCACATTCCGAGAATAATTTAATGACTGAATATGTTTTTCTGCGTGAAACCGCTTCACCCCCGCGGCCCAAACGCCCAGCTAATGGATGTACGGGAGCGGTCTGGGCAGACGGCTCCTCCGGGGGCTCAGCGCTGGGGCTGCTCCGCGGGGGGCCGCGACCCGAGCACCTGTCGCAGCAGTTGCTGCGAACCAGCCCCGCATTTCTCTCGTTCCCCGACGACCATGAGCGCACAGCCCTCTGACGCTGTAACGCGCACAGTGGTTCCGCTCGTATCGACGAGCCGGAACACGCCCTCGATGCGCTTCCCGGCCTTTTTTACCTGCAGTGAACAACGATGGGCCCGGCGTACGACGGATTGACGGCCTTGACCTTCTTGAGGAATTTCAGCATGCCGATGGGCGTGAACGGCACCCCGAAGTCCGGCCAGCTGGTGAAGTGGAGCTGGGTGACGAGGCGGGGGGCCCGGGGCCCGTCGGCGCCCTGCTGTAAAGGGAACACGGGTGCAAACGGTAAAAGCTGCACACGGATGAATCAGAAGCTTCAAATTAGCCGAGCGCCGAGTGAATGACTGAACGCGTGCATCCGTCGGCTTCCGCCTTCCTCTTGTAGCTCATGAAAGCCCTCTCCAGAGAGCCTGGTGCTGTTCTCCCGCACACTCGGTTGATCCGTGTTCACAGAGCTGCGACTGCGCTCACACAGTCGCAGGATCTCTGCACTCGCCCCGGCTTCAAATGGGAACGGAACAAAGTGGATTCTACAGACGGAAGCCTTCGCGGCGCCGAGACGACGCCCAATTGAGCAATCAGCAACGCGCGCAGGGAAACGCAGGCGTATTTGTAGCTCCGCGGTGCGAGAGTCGCACCTCGCTGTACGGAACACGCCGCTACATGCATCTCTAATGCGCTTTGGATTTTCACGCTTCATTTATTTATCGGATGCTTTCAATTACAGTTCATTCAAATGTCCCAACTGTCCCAAAGGGGAACTTTACTTTTTATACCAACTCAGtgcagttttgtttgtttaatttttaatcatcCAACCATTATGACTATAGATTTTCATATTAATTAGGAACTACTGCATATTGAACAagtaaataattattaaataaaagcagccGTTAGCTTCATCTTCTGTAGTTTTTCTGTGGAAGTGATTCCTGCTCCTTGTGTAGAGCACAGTTATCGTCAAACTAACGACAGAAAGTTGTGAAATCGTACTCACATACTGAACGCAGAACTTCCTGATGGTGTAGTCCACCAGCACGGTGAAGTCCTCCATGGCCACTCGCACGTTGCCGTACATCCAGCAGCCTTTTTCTGGCCAGTACTGGTAGCACTTGTCCTGATCAGAGAGAATCCCATCAGTTCAATTACCCGTAAAATGATCGTATAGCTGCATCTATTGTGTCTGGTTTGTAAATGATAGAAGTGTGTGTATAGCACACATGGAATCACAGACACTGTGTCAGTCAATAAGATCTTCACAGTGATATTTCGACTTATTAGCCAGATTCTCAGACTAATTACTACAAAGCCTCTTAGGATCCTATGGAGAATTATTCCATCATTGATCCCCAATAACTCCATTCCACCCTATCAAAGTTATTGTTGAGCTCTCCATTGATCATCCCTTCGAGGCTAAACTTATTGTAATGCTACATAATCTGCCGGGTGACACTTTGTATAGATTCTCAGCTGGGAAAGAAGCCAAATAAATGATGCTATGACTTTGAGTCATGAGAATAGTGAAGGTGCACCATGTAGGTTAAGCCACATGCAGACGAacctccttcctttctttcagATTGGTCAGCATCACTATGGTCGCCGTTTTCTGCTCCCAAATCATCCTCCAGAAGTCGGCCACCGTCTCCAGCTTTGGGCCTGAAGAAGAAGCGGGTCTGGTGTTAAAAATACAGACAGTCAATGGTCGTAAGGTCGCCTGCCTGCGCGGAGATCGCCACCCACCCTGAGCTGCAATGAATTTGTTCTTCTCCTTGAAGCCCTGTGTGGAGGAAAACGCAGCATTAATAATGAAGTCTTTCATTAATCAGAGCGACTGTAATTAAACTCACATCTATGTACGATGCGTTTATGTAGTCCGAGCACGGATGCCCATCGACGTGGCTTAACACCACTCTAGAATGATCATCtgtggaagagagagaaaaaaagatcaGACGCCTGTAAATAAATATACCTTTTAATTCTCCATTTCACCTTTCCTCTAGATGTGGCGATCGATAAAACAGCAAGTCTAAAGGTTACATTAATATTGTCTGCTGCAAAATATGGATCCTCACTCACAGGGTAAAATGTTTGGGtatctgtttttctctctgttctgctctctgctcgCCTCCTCAAAGGACCCATGATGGTAGTAACATGGCAGCGACTATAAAGAGAGAAGCCAGTCCTCATGaggtcaaaataaaaacaccggCACGCAGCCTGCTAGCGTCGCATTTTATTGCGCTTTTCTGCGCGTTCAGGAAAGCGGATCATTGTCAGGCTGCACTCTGCACGGTCCCCGTTAAACAAACCCACATTAAACTCTTCTCTGAAGAGCTTGCCGTCGTCGGCCGAGCGCATCCGGTACTCCTCCTCCAGCGAGTCCAGAGGAATGGGGAAGTAGCGCTTGGATGGCGAGGGCGACCTGGGGAGGAGGACCACCGTCTGCTCCCCTGCGGATCACATATATGACAGTCGGCTGCTAACGTTTCCCAGCAGAGAGCATTACAGGCTCTCAGAGCACCTGCAAAAACAAGCTTGATGACCGTTAAGACTTCCCGCGTCTGTGGCCACATGACAGAAATGATTTCTGCAGCCATAAAcatgctgcagccgctgcatcGACACTGTCCTAACTCACAATCTGGCCTTTcgggttatttatttattttgtacttGAAGGGAAAGTTTATATGGCTCCCTACGTGCTCGGAAAGCTAAGAGCCGTCCAAAGCCTTTCCAGCCATCTTAGACCTCAGATCATGAAACTTTCTGAGTCCATAAAGAGGAtgaaattacaaataaaataaaaaaggggaataaaaagcaaaaggCTGGTTTTTCATGCACTCGTGGTTCTACTGAGTACAGAGCGTCAGTACCTCGTTCCTCCAAGAAGCCATTTGGAATCTTCTTATCCACAGAGGTAACCAGAGCTTTCCTGTGGTTTTTAAACCTACAgcagaggaaaataaagacaaaaagcagATAGAGGTTAAGTATCGGTGTTGAAGAAGCAAATATGAGCTGAGCCAGATGTCCAGAACAGAAGCACATAAAGgcagacaaacaacaaatacCAAAACTAATATCAACCATCggagagaggagaagctgttcctcctcctcatcgtcggGATGAAGTCTGAGCTGGTCAGTGGATGAATGTCTGTGGCCTGACCTGACCCAGCTGTCTCACTTAAGGTGCAGCTGTTTACCCATAAGCCAATGCTTTGACCCCaccccacaccacacacacacacgtgcaatacatcacacacacacacacacacacacacacacacacacacacacacacacacacacacacacacacacacacacacacacacacaccacacatacacacacacgcaatgcctcacacacacacacacacacacacacacacacacacacacacacacacacacacacacacacacacacacacacacacacacacacacacacacacacacatgcccaatgactcacacaaacaacacacatatgttgacatttattttaaCACCTAGGAACACAAACCTACACATAATAGCATATTAAAATTTCTCATAGGACACATTAAATCTAATCCAAGGGGTCTCACAGACATTTGCCCACATTGCACAAATAATAGAGCAGATCGTGTAGCTTCCtgcatgcattctggtcatgtccACCTCTGTAGCAATTCTGACAGGACTCTGGGCCACCCATCAACCTGGCTGAGGCATCCAACCCTAGAGTGCTCTTCTAAGGTCCCTCTTGTTTCAGCACATACAGcacacatacattcagggcCTGTCTGTCTCTTATTGGGGTCCAAGAGTTGGCGCCTCCCGCTAGAGACGACCACTAACTGAATAGTAGAAACCCACAGTACAGAGGGACAGGGAGCGTCGTCCGAGAGACAGAAACGTCAGCTAGCGCTTGTAGATGCTCCTGGACATCCCTCACTTTTAATGCATTCTAgtcccaca from the Betta splendens chromosome 15, fBetSpl5.4, whole genome shotgun sequence genome contains:
- the LOC114841823 gene encoding receptor-type tyrosine-protein phosphatase epsilon-like isoform X2 — encoded protein: MVLFLVGVSTAINNSAHENHTAGNPTHQGAHVLPSTLVISLLLIIVVLLTIYCLRFKNHRKALVTSVDKKIPNGFLEERGEQTVVLLPRSPSPSKRYFPIPLDSLEEEYRMRSADDGKLFREEFNSLPCYYHHGSFEEASREQNREKNRYPNILPYDHSRVVLSHVDGHPCSDYINASYIDGFKEKNKFIAAQGPKLETVADFWRMIWEQKTATIVMLTNLKERKEDKCYQYWPEKGCWMYGNVRVAMEDFTVLVDYTIRKFCVQYGADGPRAPRLVTQLHFTSWPDFGVPFTPIGMLKFLKKVKAVNPSYAGPIVVHCSAGVGRTGTFIVIDSMIDMMHMEQRADVFGFVSRIREQRCQLIQTDMQYSFIYQALLEYYLYGDTELDVCSLEGHLQRLHNTRAPHDRLGLEEEFRKLTNVRIMKENMRTGNLPANMKKNRVLQIIPYDFSRVILSVKRGLEFTDYINASFIDGYRQKDYFIATQGPLSHTVEDFWRMVWEWRCHSIVMLTELKEREQEKCFQYWPSEGSVTFGDYTVELTGETPCETFTLKDMVVTHRPEKQSQHVRHFHFHGWPEIGIPADGRGMIDIIAAVQRQQQQSGNHPIIVHCSAGAGRTGTFIALSNILERVKAEGLLDVFQTVKSLRMQRPHMVQTVEQYDFCYRVVQDFVDIFSDYANFK
- the LOC114841823 gene encoding receptor-type tyrosine-protein phosphatase epsilon-like isoform X1 is translated as MVLFLVGVSTAINNSAHENHTAGNPTHQGAHVLPSTLVISLLLIIVVLLTIYCLRFKNHRKALVTSVDKKIPNGFLEERGEQTVVLLPRSPSPSKRYFPIPLDSLEEEYRMRSADDGKLFREEFNSLPCYYHHGSFEEASREQNREKNRYPNILPYDHSRVVLSHVDGHPCSDYINASYIDGFKEKNKFIAAQGPKLETVADFWRMIWEQKTATIVMLTNLKERKEDKCYQYWPEKGCWMYGNVRVAMEDFTVLVDYTIRKFCVQYQGADGPRAPRLVTQLHFTSWPDFGVPFTPIGMLKFLKKVKAVNPSYAGPIVVHCSAGVGRTGTFIVIDSMIDMMHMEQRADVFGFVSRIREQRCQLIQTDMQYSFIYQALLEYYLYGDTELDVCSLEGHLQRLHNTRAPHDRLGLEEEFRKLTNVRIMKENMRTGNLPANMKKNRVLQIIPYDFSRVILSVKRGLEFTDYINASFIDGYRQKDYFIATQGPLSHTVEDFWRMVWEWRCHSIVMLTELKEREQEKCFQYWPSEGSVTFGDYTVELTGETPCETFTLKDMVVTHRPEKQSQHVRHFHFHGWPEIGIPADGRGMIDIIAAVQRQQQQSGNHPIIVHCSAGAGRTGTFIALSNILERVKAEGLLDVFQTVKSLRMQRPHMVQTVEQYDFCYRVVQDFVDIFSDYANFK